A region of Microtus ochrogaster isolate Prairie Vole_2 linkage group LG1, MicOch1.0, whole genome shotgun sequence DNA encodes the following proteins:
- the Csn3 gene encoding kappa-casein isoform X2 produces the protein MMRKFIAVMNILALTLPFLCREKDEILYDQRRILSIPVRYMLSSNLCYEPNYYRYRPFVAIDPYMYYSLITRLLLLRSPAQISQWQTMPNLPQPTEIPHPIPSPSFIAINTNQNDDTTTMPTVGINTPVESTPVPIIEPVEITVANPEASTVPVNNPETATVPVLSSVA, from the exons ATGATGAGGAAATTTATCGCAGTTATGAATATTCTGGCATTAACTCTGCCCTTTTTG TGCCGTGAAAAGGATGAAATATTGTATGATCAGAGAAGAATCCTGAGTATACCAGTTCGCTATATGCTGAGCAGCAATCTTTGTTATGAACCTAATTACTACCGCTATAGGCCATTTGTAGCTATTGACCCATATATGTATTACTCCTTGATTACAAGATTGCTTCTGCTTAGATCACCAGCCCAAATCTCCCAATGGCAAACAATGCCAAATCTCCCCCAGCCTACTGAGATACCGCATCCTATTCCAAGCCCATCCTTTATTGCCattaatacaaatcaaaatgacgaTACCACTACCATGCCAACTGTTGGCATCAATACTCCTGTGGAGTCTACACCAGTTCCTATCATTGAACCAGTGGAAATTACTGTGGCCAATCCAGAAGCTTCCACAGTGCCAGTTAATAATCCTGAGACTGCCACAGTCCCAGTACTTTCAAGTGTAGCATAG
- the Csn3 gene encoding kappa-casein isoform X1, which translates to MMRKFIAVMNILALTLPFLAAEVQNTDPTCREKDEILYDQRRILSIPVRYMLSSNLCYEPNYYRYRPFVAIDPYMYYSLITRLLLLRSPAQISQWQTMPNLPQPTEIPHPIPSPSFIAINTNQNDDTTTMPTVGINTPVESTPVPIIEPVEITVANPEASTVPVNNPETATVPVLSSVA; encoded by the exons ATGATGAGGAAATTTATCGCAGTTATGAATATTCTGGCATTAACTCTGCCCTTTTTG GCTGCCGAAGTGCAAAACACGGATCCAACA TGCCGTGAAAAGGATGAAATATTGTATGATCAGAGAAGAATCCTGAGTATACCAGTTCGCTATATGCTGAGCAGCAATCTTTGTTATGAACCTAATTACTACCGCTATAGGCCATTTGTAGCTATTGACCCATATATGTATTACTCCTTGATTACAAGATTGCTTCTGCTTAGATCACCAGCCCAAATCTCCCAATGGCAAACAATGCCAAATCTCCCCCAGCCTACTGAGATACCGCATCCTATTCCAAGCCCATCCTTTATTGCCattaatacaaatcaaaatgacgaTACCACTACCATGCCAACTGTTGGCATCAATACTCCTGTGGAGTCTACACCAGTTCCTATCATTGAACCAGTGGAAATTACTGTGGCCAATCCAGAAGCTTCCACAGTGCCAGTTAATAATCCTGAGACTGCCACAGTCCCAGTACTTTCAAGTGTAGCATAG